A single region of the Plutella xylostella chromosome 7, ilPluXylo3.1, whole genome shotgun sequence genome encodes:
- the LOC125488818 gene encoding uncharacterized protein LOC125488818 — MANSDTLDTASTPFDQHNIAYRNRMKRKHEDSLNMEMGMNAFMSEMRNLFEVQNNKIQSLQESLNTNSAKHKEVIEDMHAIISEIKSQNILLKKSTDSIEKCVDNLSTKLDDVSIKVSTLEENCSANDKQISLIESKIEELDRQASLTLLEIRNVPTKPKENLDDLLKIAIDTAKTANVEISNKDIKDIRRLPGKPEANKPIVVNLNSAIDKKNLIKGIKAFNSSNKNDKFNSTHLGLEGPSKAVYVGEHLTAKAKRLFYLSREYAKSKDYKYCWTSSGRVFLRKDDNAPYILIANEKQLEDINNLAPNSK; from the coding sequence ATGGCTAACAGCGACACGCTTGATACTGCATCAACCCCGTTTGACCAACATAACATTGCTTATAGGAATAGGATGAAGAGAAAACATGAAGATAGCCTAAATATGGAAATGGGAATGAATGCGTTCATGTCGGAAATGAGAAATCTATTTGAagtacaaaacaataaaattcaatCACTACAAGAATCATTAAATACCAACTCCGCTAAACACAAGGAAGTCATAGAGGACATGCACGCAATTATAAGTGAGATCAAATCACAAAACATATTGCTTAAAAAATCTACTGATTCAATTGAAAAGTGCGTGGATAATTTATCTACTAAACTAGATGATGTATCAATTAAAGTAAGCACACTTGAAGAGAATTGTTCTGCAAACGACAAGCAAATAAGTCTTATTGAGAGTAAAATTGAAGAACTAGACAGACAAGCCTCTCTTACGCTATTAGAAATTCGGAATGTACCTACGAAACCTAAAGAAAACCTTGATGACCTGTTGAAAATAGCAATAGACACAGCCAAAACTGCCAACGTTGAAATAAGCAATAAAGACATCAAAGACATTCGGCGCCTTCCTGGTAAACCAGAGGCGAACAAACCAATCGTCGTCAATCTTAATTCTGCCATAGACaagaaaaacttaataaaaggAATAAAGGCTTTTAACTCAAGTAATAAAAACGAcaaatttaattcaactcATCTTGGCCTTGAAGGGCCCTCTAAGGCGGTATATGTTGGAGAGCATTTGACAGCCAAAGCAAAAAGATTATTTTATCTCTCACGTGAATATGCAAAATCCAAAGACTACAAATACTGCTGGACATCGAGCGGAAGAGTGTTTCTCAGAAAAGATGACAATGCACCATACATATTAATCGCTAATGAGAAACAATTGGAAGATATCAATAATTTAGCACCCAATTCCAAATGA